In a single window of the Methanofollis ethanolicus genome:
- a CDS encoding WD40 repeat domain-containing protein gives MPKWTLFALLFVLALQAVVVGSAGEIEATRTWEHAFGSEILTLALAPDGSSFTVGTNRPGALYYYDRNGTLLWSHETGCPVYGSAVSKDGAYVVEGSDLVRVFTREGDLDWRWNSGYFAFSVAISTDGKYIAVGSDDDTVRLLRRGAGELWKYDTTGDVDAVAISADGSLVAAGADGQVYMLGKNGKKIWKKDAGKGIRSVAISPDGALIAVGSLDYRVHLYSSNGTLLWQYRTDNRVHHVGITSDGRVVGASQDQAVYLLSKDGELLWKETQPASVTAAVISDDGSLVLSGTGTGDQRVSMYALETIAAVISTQPTQPPTLPPVRTIETLPPVAEAPGAISPEKSLFGFSTIFNRPLPQVLLLAGGVVLAGWMVAALYRRRR, from the coding sequence ATGCCGAAGTGGACACTATTTGCTCTTCTCTTTGTTCTGGCACTACAGGCCGTGGTGGTCGGGAGTGCCGGAGAGATCGAGGCGACCCGTACATGGGAGCATGCCTTCGGGAGCGAGATCCTGACCCTTGCACTGGCGCCCGACGGTTCCTCCTTTACGGTCGGGACAAACAGGCCCGGGGCCCTGTATTATTATGACCGGAACGGCACCCTCCTCTGGAGCCATGAAACAGGGTGCCCGGTCTATGGTTCTGCGGTCTCGAAGGACGGGGCCTATGTCGTCGAAGGGTCGGACCTGGTGCGGGTCTTTACCCGCGAGGGGGATCTGGACTGGCGGTGGAATTCCGGGTACTTCGCCTTTAGCGTGGCCATATCTACCGATGGAAAATATATCGCCGTAGGAAGCGACGACGACACAGTACGCCTTCTCAGACGCGGCGCCGGCGAGTTATGGAAGTATGATACGACAGGCGATGTCGATGCCGTCGCGATCTCGGCCGACGGCAGTCTGGTCGCCGCGGGTGCCGACGGTCAGGTCTACATGCTGGGCAAGAACGGCAAAAAGATCTGGAAAAAGGATGCCGGGAAAGGGATTCGATCGGTCGCCATATCCCCTGACGGGGCCCTGATCGCCGTCGGGTCCCTGGATTACCGGGTTCACCTCTATAGCAGCAATGGGACGCTGCTCTGGCAGTACAGGACAGACAACCGCGTCCATCATGTGGGGATCACATCTGATGGCCGGGTTGTCGGGGCATCGCAGGACCAGGCCGTCTATCTGCTCTCGAAAGATGGCGAACTCCTCTGGAAGGAGACACAGCCCGCGTCGGTCACCGCGGCCGTCATCTCGGACGACGGGTCCCTTGTCCTCTCGGGGACGGGCACGGGTGACCAGAGGGTATCCATGTACGCCCTCGAAACGATTGCCGCAGTGATATCGACGCAGCCGACGCAGCCCCCGACACTCCCGCCTGTCAGGACGATCGAAACACTGCCCCCTGTTGCGGAGGCCCCGGGAGCCATCTCTCCAGAAAAGTCCCTGTTCGGGTTCTCGACCATTTTTAACCGGCCCCTGCCGCAGGTCCTCCTGCTCGCCGGGGGGGTGGTGCTTGCGGGGTGGATGGTGGCGGCCCTGTACCGCCGGCGGCGGTGA
- a CDS encoding LSM domain-containing protein: MVNSIVLPVKKVFSLVDSKISVEIKDEGRKLQGRLVAVDEHLNLHMDETIEFTGDQRGRNLGTVVIRGNNILTIAPLI; encoded by the coding sequence ATGGTCAACAGTATTGTTCTGCCAGTGAAAAAAGTTTTTTCGCTCGTTGATTCAAAGATTAGCGTAGAGATCAAGGACGAGGGCCGGAAGCTGCAGGGAAGACTCGTTGCCGTGGACGAGCACCTGAACCTGCACATGGACGAGACGATCGAGTTCACGGGCGACCAGCGGGGACGCAACCTCGGCACCGTCGTCATCAGGGGGAACAATATTCTTACGATCGCACCCCTTATCTGA
- a CDS encoding RNA-guided endonuclease InsQ/TnpB family protein codes for MHRPYTGKVKGVLITRSGDRWYVIVPAEQDASGSKREGRSVGIDVGLNSFAVDSDSAVIENPRFYGRSLNTIKKIQRSIVRKKRFSQNWKKAKSRLEKVYDHITNQKKDFLHKLSRQYVDTHATICVEDLDIKGLKEKGNSTGLHRSIHDASWGRFYSYLAYKAESAGTELVKVDPRNTSQMCSNCGSIVKKTLSERVHECPYCGFVADRDYNAAVNIHRVGMEQPFEPVETIPLHRISVMQVLSMKQEATPFRAW; via the coding sequence ATGCACCGACCATACACCGGGAAGGTGAAAGGTGTCCTGATCACCCGTTCTGGTGATAGATGGTACGTGATCGTTCCGGCAGAGCAGGATGCTTCCGGGTCAAAGCGCGAAGGACGGTCTGTTGGGATCGATGTTGGTCTGAACTCGTTTGCAGTCGATAGTGACAGTGCGGTGATCGAAAATCCCCGATTCTATGGGCGCTCACTGAATACGATCAAGAAGATCCAGCGGAGTATTGTCCGGAAGAAACGATTTTCACAGAACTGGAAGAAAGCAAAGAGCAGACTGGAGAAGGTCTATGATCATATCACGAACCAGAAAAAAGATTTCCTGCACAAACTCTCCCGCCAGTACGTTGACACCCATGCAACGATCTGTGTCGAAGACCTGGACATCAAAGGTCTGAAGGAGAAAGGCAACTCTACAGGACTGCACAGGAGTATCCACGACGCTTCATGGGGACGGTTCTATTCTTATCTTGCGTACAAGGCTGAAAGTGCTGGTACGGAACTCGTCAAAGTCGATCCCCGGAACACATCACAGATGTGCTCGAACTGTGGAAGTATCGTGAAAAAGACTCTCTCCGAGAGAGTCCATGAATGTCCATACTGTGGTTTTGTTGCCGATCGAGATTACAATGCCGCGGTGAACATTCACCGCGTGGGGATGGAACAGCCCTTTGAGCCTGTGGAGACGATACCTCTCCATCGCATCTCTGTGATGCAAGTGTTGTCCATGAAGCAGGAAGCCACGCCCTTTAGGGCGTGGTAG
- a CDS encoding beta/alpha barrel domain-containing protein, translating to MSANVTLSVPADVPGTARETYIENYRTITHGSGRLMLFAGDQKIEHLNDDFFGEGIHEDDADPEHLFRIAQKGRIGVFATQLGLITRYGRDYPDVPYLVKLNSKTHLVKTAQKDPYSPMISTVGQVVAFRNQTGLKVLGVGYTIYLGSEYESEMMREAAQIIFEAHQHGLVTVLWIYPRGAAVKDEKDPHLIAGATGVAACLGSDFVKVNSPKKEGAVSAELLREVTRAAGRTQVVCAGGSSIDETKFLKELYDQIHTGGASGNATGRNIHQKSLDEAVRMCNAISAITIDNAPLEDAVALLKGN from the coding sequence ATGTCTGCAAATGTTACCCTGTCCGTCCCCGCCGACGTTCCCGGCACGGCACGGGAGACCTATATCGAGAACTACAGGACAATCACCCACGGATCCGGTCGCCTCATGCTCTTTGCCGGCGACCAGAAGATCGAGCACCTCAACGACGACTTCTTCGGCGAGGGCATCCACGAGGACGACGCCGACCCGGAGCACCTCTTCAGGATCGCGCAGAAGGGGCGCATCGGCGTCTTCGCAACCCAGCTCGGCCTGATCACCCGGTACGGCCGGGACTATCCCGACGTCCCGTACCTGGTCAAGCTCAACTCCAAGACCCACCTGGTGAAGACCGCCCAGAAAGACCCGTACAGCCCGATGATCTCGACAGTCGGGCAGGTCGTTGCCTTCCGCAACCAGACCGGCCTGAAAGTCCTCGGCGTCGGCTACACGATCTATCTCGGCTCCGAGTATGAGTCCGAGATGATGAGGGAAGCGGCCCAGATCATCTTCGAGGCCCACCAGCACGGCCTCGTCACCGTCCTCTGGATCTACCCCCGCGGTGCGGCGGTGAAGGACGAGAAGGACCCTCACCTCATTGCCGGCGCCACCGGCGTCGCTGCCTGCCTCGGCTCCGACTTCGTCAAGGTGAACTCCCCGAAGAAGGAAGGCGCGGTCTCGGCCGAACTCCTGCGCGAGGTGACCCGTGCCGCAGGCAGGACGCAGGTCGTCTGCGCCGGCGGGTCGAGCATCGACGAGACGAAGTTCCTCAAGGAACTGTACGACCAGATCCATACCGGCGGTGCGTCAGGCAATGCAACAGGCCGGAACATCCACCAGAAGTCCCTCGACGAGGCGGTCAGGATGTGCAACGCCATCTCGGCCATCACCATCGACAATGCACCCCTTGAGGACGCCGTCGCGCTCCTGAAGGGCAACTGA
- a CDS encoding fructose 1,6-bisphosphatase, with product MTAVTVVTADIGGFPAGMKAHPLVIERAAQVLKKEHGGLIVDSFVTRVGGRLACIFTHQDDPRIADLVDRVMVECRTLATGFGLVGHGEAGRADLSVESGEGVLVFLSSGAGGGAWSEVLARIFADPYTTPALVDDPLLHRGFAFTCSDGGVYPTPSGAYDLLQHIRGGASVVKVEGPEKTVATAGTGADPALLLGTGRGCPPVAGVLAAVAASGLMPVSLCDAVPVCTKAVCLGFGVHDGMLIGPADLFDDPAFTPR from the coding sequence ATGACCGCCGTCACGGTGGTGACGGCAGACATCGGCGGATTCCCGGCCGGCATGAAGGCGCACCCTCTCGTCATCGAGAGGGCCGCACAGGTGCTCAAGAAAGAGCACGGCGGCCTCATCGTCGATTCCTTCGTGACCAGAGTGGGCGGAAGGCTTGCCTGCATCTTCACTCACCAGGACGACCCGCGGATCGCAGACCTTGTCGACCGTGTGATGGTGGAGTGCCGCACCCTTGCAACAGGTTTCGGCCTCGTCGGCCACGGTGAGGCAGGGAGAGCGGACCTTTCCGTCGAGAGCGGGGAGGGCGTGCTCGTCTTCCTCTCCAGCGGGGCGGGGGGAGGGGCCTGGAGCGAGGTGCTCGCCCGTATCTTCGCCGACCCCTACACGACGCCCGCCCTGGTGGACGACCCCCTCCTCCACCGGGGGTTTGCCTTCACCTGCAGTGACGGCGGGGTCTACCCCACGCCGTCCGGCGCCTACGACCTCCTCCAACACATCCGCGGCGGCGCCTCCGTCGTGAAGGTTGAGGGACCGGAGAAGACCGTCGCCACGGCCGGCACAGGCGCCGACCCGGCCCTCCTCCTCGGTACCGGCCGTGGGTGCCCGCCGGTCGCCGGCGTCCTCGCCGCCGTCGCGGCCTCAGGCCTCATGCCGGTCAGCCTCTGCGACGCCGTACCGGTCTGTACAAAAGCCGTCTGCCTGGGATTCGGGGTCCATGACGGCATGCTCATCGGCCCGGCAGACCTCTTCGACGACCCGGCCTTCACCCCGCGGTGA
- a CDS encoding ATP-binding protein — MQESFQRKEVWEYPLPAIREALLNALIHRDYFNNTVQTQVRIFDDAIRFHNPGRLPEGVTIEMILREHYSYLRNPLITDVFYRAGLVERYGSGIERIIRALEEGKLPTPEIVSTPLGFTLTMRMNLFTDGYLQELRLNDRQIAAVSFLKEHGTITNTQYQKLNTVAARTALRDLNEMVTKHILERRGTSRRDTHYVLSRETKGPLR, encoded by the coding sequence ATGCAGGAGTCCTTTCAGCGGAAGGAGGTCTGGGAATACCCTCTCCCGGCGATCCGCGAGGCCCTGCTCAACGCCCTCATCCACCGGGACTACTTCAACAACACCGTCCAGACGCAGGTCAGGATCTTCGACGATGCCATCCGCTTCCACAACCCCGGTCGCCTTCCCGAGGGCGTCACCATCGAGATGATCCTCAGGGAACACTATTCCTATCTCCGCAACCCGTTGATCACCGATGTCTTCTACCGTGCTGGCCTCGTGGAGCGTTACGGGTCGGGGATCGAACGGATCATCCGGGCCCTGGAGGAGGGAAAACTGCCAACGCCTGAGATTGTCAGTACGCCCCTCGGTTTCACGCTCACCATGCGCATGAATCTCTTCACCGATGGATATCTACAGGAACTCCGTCTGAACGACCGACAGATCGCAGCCGTTTCCTTCCTCAAGGAGCATGGCACCATAACCAACACTCAGTATCAGAAACTCAACACCGTCGCCGCCCGAACCGCACTGAGAGACCTGAATGAGATGGTCACAAAGCATATTCTTGAACGGCGGGGCACGTCGCGGCGGGACACGCACTATGTCCTGTCCCGGGAGACAAAGGGGCCACTGAGATAA
- a CDS encoding AAA family ATPase, translated as MDGLQEISIKNYRALNEISFQPKAVNIFVGPNNSGKSSILEAVALLISGRNKCKDSLGVSVLNEIIQKYSIEYLIRGLNQSIQIAYGDSKMFVELYSSGYPKDETGTMIQNFFSQKIHEYLSQPDTLARYKSRYNEERKYYFRSSPKAKQITLDGMIPSDIQSRLYDIDENNEYVDQTLADYIGLLQEKFESYMYNKNKIVISGFSNNALDYLYVALGPEKPRYLLRREEVFEFLRYFYGDDGVFTVHSSNSNKANFVSDIGSSGNARKVEDLHDEVVRRNLMSESQDWLISKIPYIEDIRKTDEGMFVSLNGYDRTIPLSSMGDGLKSILKIVYLSVLAKNGVIVLEEPEVSLHPGYIEMLADSILFCSKNTQFFISTHSEDLIESLLESANNIECLDTVQVIKMHNRTDIHASEAEVISGSEALDDIETINADLRGV; from the coding sequence ATGGATGGACTTCAAGAGATCTCTATTAAAAATTATCGAGCATTGAATGAAATATCCTTTCAACCCAAAGCCGTGAATATTTTTGTTGGCCCAAACAATAGTGGCAAATCTTCTATTCTTGAAGCAGTTGCTCTGTTAATTTCAGGGAGAAACAAGTGCAAAGACTCCCTTGGTGTTTCTGTGTTAAATGAGATTATCCAAAAATATTCGATAGAATATCTTATTCGTGGTTTAAATCAGTCAATACAGATTGCATATGGCGATAGTAAGATGTTCGTAGAATTATATTCTTCTGGATACCCAAAAGATGAGACTGGAACAATGATCCAGAATTTTTTCTCCCAAAAAATACATGAATACCTTAGTCAACCAGATACCCTTGCAAGATATAAATCTCGCTACAATGAGGAGAGAAAATATTATTTTAGGTCATCTCCAAAGGCAAAACAAATAACACTTGATGGGATGATTCCATCTGACATTCAATCGAGATTATACGATATAGATGAAAATAATGAATACGTTGATCAAACATTGGCGGATTATATTGGGCTATTACAAGAAAAGTTTGAATCATATATGTATAACAAAAATAAGATTGTGATATCTGGCTTTTCGAATAATGCTCTTGATTATCTGTATGTTGCTTTAGGCCCAGAAAAACCAAGATACCTTCTACGAAGAGAAGAAGTCTTCGAATTTTTAAGGTATTTCTACGGAGATGATGGAGTATTCACGGTTCATTCGAGTAATTCCAATAAAGCCAATTTTGTGAGTGATATTGGATCGAGTGGTAATGCGCGAAAAGTGGAGGATTTGCATGATGAAGTTGTTCGAAGAAATCTGATGTCTGAATCACAGGATTGGCTTATTTCAAAGATTCCCTATATTGAAGATATTCGTAAGACTGATGAAGGCATGTTCGTTTCTCTAAACGGATATGATCGGACAATCCCACTATCTTCAATGGGAGATGGGCTCAAATCGATACTAAAAATAGTATATTTAAGTGTTCTAGCCAAAAATGGAGTAATTGTTCTTGAAGAACCAGAGGTATCTCTTCATCCTGGTTACATCGAAATGTTAGCTGATTCTATTCTTTTTTGTTCAAAAAATACACAATTTTTTATTTCAACTCATTCTGAAGATCTAATTGAGAGTTTGTTAGAATCGGCAAATAATATAGAATGTCTTGATACTGTCCAAGTCATAAAAATGCATAACAGAACTGACATACACGCGAGTGAAGCAGAAGTCATCTCTGGGAGTGAAGCCTTGGATGATATAGAGACTATTAATGCAGATCTTCGGGGTGTTTAA
- a CDS encoding winged helix DNA-binding protein has protein sequence MPSVEDEALRIIQSRQEGVLQSELWKLLNIDSRKCSRVVKKLSDAGLIDRLEYREEGLKTYLLKARQQAVDPSLLMAGEELIPCIGCDLDCNVEQCSVLLDWMYELAISEVNE, from the coding sequence ATGCCATCTGTTGAAGATGAGGCCCTGAGGATCATCCAGTCGAGGCAGGAAGGAGTGCTCCAGAGTGAACTCTGGAAACTCCTCAACATCGACAGCCGGAAATGCTCGCGGGTCGTCAAGAAACTGAGCGATGCCGGCCTCATCGATCGCCTCGAGTACAGAGAGGAGGGGCTCAAGACATACCTGCTGAAGGCACGGCAGCAGGCGGTCGATCCCTCTCTCCTGATGGCAGGAGAAGAGTTGATCCCCTGTATCGGTTGTGACCTGGACTGCAATGTGGAGCAGTGTTCGGTCCTTCTTGACTGGATGTACGAACTGGCAATCAGCGAAGTGAACGAGTAA
- a CDS encoding transposase: MYPSEEQVTLLMNHIHACRFVYNHSLEQKIRAYEQEGQKLSCFDLNNRLPALKEEHPWLKEVNSQSLQSANKNLDNAFTRFFREKKGFPRFKSKKNPVQSFQVPQSYSVDFDQRWIKLPKISKIRTVFHRVFTGKMKYATVSVTSTGKWFVSILVDDGKPEPTPAPFSLNTTLGIDVGLKDFATLSTGEKIENPRYLKTSLQRLKVLQQRVSRKVKGSKNREKAILRLARCHEKIANQRNDFLHKISFRVVSENQAIAVESLNVGGMMKNHHLAQGFGDVSWSMFFTMLEYTCRKYGKTLLKIGRFDPSSKICSKCGYLKQDLTLSDREWICPDCGIHHDRDVNAAVNIKKFALQEQNLVGVSGAERTVEPVDLPQ; this comes from the coding sequence ATGTATCCTTCAGAGGAGCAGGTTACGCTCCTCATGAATCACATCCATGCCTGCCGGTTTGTGTATAACCATTCTCTGGAGCAGAAGATCCGGGCATACGAGCAGGAAGGTCAAAAACTCTCCTGTTTCGACCTGAACAACCGTCTTCCCGCCCTTAAGGAAGAACATCCGTGGCTCAAGGAAGTGAACTCTCAGTCTCTCCAGAGTGCCAACAAAAATCTCGACAACGCTTTCACCCGGTTCTTCCGTGAGAAGAAAGGATTTCCACGGTTCAAGTCAAAGAAGAATCCCGTACAGTCCTTTCAGGTGCCTCAGAGTTACTCCGTGGACTTCGATCAGAGATGGATCAAACTCCCGAAGATCAGCAAGATTAGAACTGTCTTCCACCGTGTCTTCACCGGGAAGATGAAGTATGCCACCGTCTCTGTAACATCGACAGGAAAATGGTTCGTCAGTATCCTTGTCGATGACGGGAAACCCGAACCGACACCTGCACCCTTCTCTCTGAACACTACTCTTGGGATCGATGTCGGGCTGAAGGACTTTGCAACCCTCTCTACGGGAGAGAAGATCGAGAACCCCCGATACCTGAAGACTTCCCTCCAGCGGTTGAAGGTGTTACAGCAGAGGGTGTCGCGGAAGGTGAAAGGGTCGAAGAACCGGGAGAAGGCGATCCTGAGACTTGCCCGGTGCCATGAAAAGATCGCCAACCAGAGAAACGATTTCCTGCACAAAATCTCTTTTCGAGTTGTGAGCGAGAACCAAGCCATTGCAGTGGAATCGTTGAATGTTGGCGGGATGATGAAGAATCATCATCTGGCACAGGGGTTCGGAGATGTTTCGTGGAGTATGTTCTTCACGATGCTGGAATACACGTGTCGGAAGTACGGGAAGACTCTCCTGAAGATCGGGAGATTCGATCCCTCCTCGAAGATTTGTAGCAAATGCGGGTATCTCAAACAGGATCTTACCCTCTCTGACAGGGAGTGGATCTGTCCTGATTGTGGTATTCATCACGACCGCGATGTCAACGCGGCGGTCAATATCAAGAAATTTGCCCTGCAAGAACAGAACCTTGTCGGGGTATCAGGTGCGGAACGCACCGTTGAGCCTGTGGACTTGCCTCAGTAG
- a CDS encoding class 1 fructose-bisphosphatase, with the protein MTTLQDYLRAAGCEAGLQELIELIARQAGPIREAFITHQSYAGSENVYGEQQAAMDTWADERIIGAARDSGLVRELSSEEQEEVLTFAGAKQDYAIVMDPMDGSSLIQTNLAVGTIIGIFGNGSVRQKGRNLKAALYMLYGPMTTLTLTIGKGVQIFAMDHEGVYRLLEADVRMPEGTLYGTGGKRPEWTAPHTTFIETIEKEGAKVRYTGSYVADFHQILKYGGIYCYPALKDRPKGKLRLMYEAVPVGFIAEQAGGAITDGTRNLLDVEPDDPHQRTPIYVGSAGMIRTVKEIFGRTHA; encoded by the coding sequence ATGACGACACTGCAAGACTATCTCCGGGCGGCAGGCTGCGAAGCCGGGCTGCAGGAACTCATCGAACTCATCGCACGGCAGGCGGGCCCGATCAGGGAGGCCTTCATCACCCATCAGTCCTATGCCGGGAGCGAGAACGTCTACGGCGAGCAGCAGGCGGCGATGGACACCTGGGCCGACGAACGGATCATCGGGGCGGCCCGCGACTCCGGCCTCGTGCGCGAACTCTCCTCCGAGGAACAGGAGGAGGTGCTCACCTTCGCCGGGGCGAAGCAGGACTATGCCATCGTGATGGACCCGATGGACGGGTCGTCCCTGATCCAGACGAACCTCGCGGTCGGGACGATCATCGGGATCTTCGGCAACGGGTCTGTGCGACAGAAGGGACGAAACCTGAAGGCCGCGCTCTACATGCTGTACGGCCCGATGACGACCCTCACCCTGACAATCGGCAAGGGCGTGCAGATCTTTGCGATGGACCATGAGGGTGTCTACCGCCTCCTCGAAGCCGATGTCAGGATGCCGGAGGGCACCCTCTACGGCACCGGCGGGAAGAGGCCTGAGTGGACGGCGCCGCATACCACATTCATCGAGACGATCGAGAAAGAGGGGGCGAAAGTCCGCTACACCGGGTCCTATGTGGCCGACTTCCACCAGATCCTCAAGTATGGCGGGATCTACTGCTACCCTGCCTTGAAGGACAGACCGAAGGGCAAACTCCGCCTGATGTACGAGGCCGTCCCGGTCGGCTTCATCGCCGAGCAGGCCGGAGGCGCGATCACCGACGGCACCCGGAACCTCCTCGACGTGGAACCCGACGACCCGCACCAGCGCACCCCGATCTATGTCGGGTCCGCAGGCATGATCCGGACGGTAAAGGAGATCTTCGGCAGGACGCACGCATGA
- a CDS encoding helix-turn-helix domain-containing protein: MIISYKYRAYPDATTETRLNAALDTCRWLYNALLEECNTAREGGIAPTMRGTQARIVSLKDDNPSLKGVYSKVLQMVNYTLWSNIAALSQTKKKGRKIGKLRFKSAFRYRTLNYNSPGSRLIKSIAPSHSRRSARSGSRCTDHTPGR; encoded by the coding sequence ATGATCATTTCCTACAAGTATCGAGCGTATCCAGACGCAACCACCGAGACGCGGCTGAATGCCGCACTCGATACCTGTAGGTGGCTCTACAACGCACTCCTCGAAGAATGCAACACGGCACGGGAGGGCGGGATCGCTCCAACAATGCGAGGAACGCAGGCGCGGATCGTCTCGCTGAAGGACGATAATCCGTCTCTGAAGGGTGTGTACTCCAAAGTGCTCCAGATGGTGAACTATACTCTCTGGAGCAACATCGCTGCACTCTCGCAGACAAAGAAGAAGGGGCGAAAGATAGGTAAACTCAGGTTCAAGAGCGCATTCCGGTACCGGACGCTCAACTACAACAGTCCGGGTTCAAGATTGATAAAGAGCATAGCACCATCTCATTCTCGAAGATCGGCGCGATCCGGTTCACGATGCACCGACCATACACCGGGAAGGTGA
- the aglJ gene encoding S-layer glycoprotein N-glycosyltransferase AglJ produces MEIEKDQVCIFIPTLNEAPTIEGLVREFQERGYHRILVADGHSTDGTPEIARKAGAEVIFQTEKGKGNAIIEAAAIIDLPYVLMLDGDGTYLPDDAEKMLSPLVSGFDHVIGDRLAYPEKGALTRLNLVGNYIINYFFKVAHGRDLHDILSGYRAFTLSSLRQMDLQEAGFEIETEMAVQAVKFDQQVAVVPVHYLMRPGTPTKLNPVQDGFRILSAIFRFARLNNPLFYFGMIGLLLTFIGGCMGVYVFLEWLKDIEHLPMTILTVLFIVVGIEIFMFGVISDLILAFHREVIREVQRLQPPQPPKRRE; encoded by the coding sequence ATGGAGATCGAGAAGGACCAGGTGTGCATCTTCATTCCCACCCTGAACGAGGCGCCGACCATAGAAGGCCTGGTCAGGGAGTTTCAAGAAAGGGGATATCACCGGATTCTGGTGGCTGACGGGCACAGTACCGACGGCACACCGGAGATTGCGCGGAAAGCCGGGGCAGAAGTCATCTTCCAGACTGAAAAGGGAAAAGGAAACGCGATCATCGAAGCAGCCGCGATCATCGATCTCCCCTATGTCCTCATGCTCGACGGGGACGGCACGTACCTCCCCGACGACGCCGAGAAGATGCTCTCTCCCCTCGTCTCCGGTTTCGACCACGTGATCGGCGACCGTCTCGCCTACCCGGAGAAAGGCGCCTTAACCCGCCTGAACCTCGTCGGGAACTATATCATCAACTATTTCTTCAAGGTCGCCCACGGCCGCGACCTCCATGACATCCTCTCCGGCTACCGCGCCTTCACCCTCTCCTCCCTGCGGCAGATGGACCTCCAGGAGGCGGGGTTCGAGATCGAGACCGAGATGGCGGTGCAGGCGGTAAAATTCGACCAGCAGGTCGCGGTGGTCCCTGTCCACTACCTGATGCGGCCGGGGACGCCGACCAAACTCAATCCCGTCCAGGACGGGTTCAGGATTCTCTCGGCAATCTTCCGTTTCGCCCGCCTTAATAATCCCCTCTTCTATTTCGGGATGATAGGGCTCCTGCTCACCTTTATCGGCGGGTGCATGGGGGTCTATGTCTTCCTCGAATGGCTCAAAGACATCGAGCACCTCCCGATGACCATCCTCACGGTGCTCTTCATCGTCGTCGGCATCGAGATCTTCATGTTCGGCGTGATCAGCGACCTGATCCTCGCCTTCCACCGCGAGGTGATCCGGGAGGTCCAGAGGCTGCAGCCGCCTCAGCCGCCGAAGAGACGGGAGTGA
- a CDS encoding endonuclease dU, with protein sequence MHMAKTGLRALGIAESFRGRERSTLAGVVMRRDGVVDGFGFGEVTVGGVDGTAAVISLFQGLEREDINCVLLSGCVIAWYNIIDPDVVSRATGLPVVVVTYEDSDGLEDDIAAHFPGDAERMEAYSRLGPRVPLRLGTGYTVYLRSAGIETADAGRVVDAFTRDGKIPEPLRVARLAARAAMQYTYRQR encoded by the coding sequence ATGCACATGGCGAAGACGGGGCTGCGTGCCCTCGGTATCGCCGAGAGTTTCCGGGGGCGGGAGAGGTCCACGCTTGCCGGCGTCGTGATGCGCAGGGACGGCGTGGTCGACGGCTTCGGGTTCGGCGAGGTGACGGTCGGCGGCGTGGACGGGACCGCTGCCGTGATCTCCCTATTTCAAGGATTGGAACGGGAGGATATCAACTGTGTCCTCCTCTCCGGGTGCGTCATCGCCTGGTACAATATCATCGACCCCGACGTGGTCAGCCGTGCGACGGGGCTCCCCGTCGTCGTGGTCACGTACGAGGACTCGGACGGTCTTGAAGATGATATCGCCGCTCACTTCCCGGGCGATGCAGAGAGGATGGAGGCGTACAGCCGCCTCGGCCCTCGCGTCCCCCTCCGCCTTGGCACCGGGTACACCGTCTACCTGCGGTCGGCGGGGATCGAGACGGCGGACGCGGGGAGAGTCGTCGATGCCTTCACCCGCGACGGGAAGATCCCAGAACCCCTGCGGGTCGCCCGCCTCGCCGCCCGCGCCGCTATGCAGTATACGTATCGGCAGAGATGA